tccaaagCTTGAGTTCTCTCGTGCTCTAGTGATGCTGATTTTGGAGAAGTTGGCTGCTGATATTCCCTGCCTGTTGTATGATGATACACTCTTCTGTCACCTCGTGGATGAGGTACTTCTGTTTGAGAGAGAGTTATACAGCGTTCATGGTTATCTCAGCAGCTTTCCCAGTTGCATGCATATTCTGTCAGAGGAGTCCTGCTTCCAAAGGTGGCtaacagtggaaaaaaaatgtaagactTCCAGTGCATTTTCTTGGCCTTTATATTGCAGAGTCAGAAAGTATGTGTCTACTTACACAGCTACCCTTCTTAAATAGGCTAAGTCACTTGGACAGGGCTACTCCCaaaaacaaatgtgtttttatGCTCTGTAATTATTCTGAATAAAAATTGATTTGGCTTCAAAAGTACCTCTGCATTTTGTGGGACTCTTGCCTCTAAGCTAGATGCAATCAAATGGGTTTATTTTTAGACAAATGTTATGTGTGTGCAGACAGAGGTGGACTTTGAATTGAAATAAGGGCAAGGTATTAGTTTTTgagaaatgaagaagaaatatATTGCAAAGGAGCAACCCAACTattataaaacaaaaccaacccccAATAAATTCTGGCATTTAACTCTGTTAACAGCGTTGCAAATGCAGATACATTGGAGCTGGTTTTGTATGAAACTAGTTGTCAGTAGCTTTTATAAActaaaaatgcagaatttaaCTTATTAGAGGTAAGGCCTTTATGTTAGTATATTTTAGAGGGCttttgttagattttttttcaaattaaaaactcAACTTACAAGTTTTTTGCATCTCAGTTGCTCTTCAGAAAATGGACTCTATGCTTTCATCAGAGGCTGCATGGATATCACAGTACAAAGATATCACTGATGTAGATGAAATGAAAGTTCCAGACTGTGCTGAAACTTTTATGACTCTCTTGTTAGTTATAACAGGTAATTATATCTATGGGCATTGCTCTTGTTTGTAATGAACAGCAAAAACCCTTCAGCTAAAAGATTTCTTTACTAAATAGTTTACTAAATATTCATTGTCAGCAGTAGTCACCAAATAATCTTGCAAAGTTGTGATGTTTGCTGTTTAATAAAAACTTCCTGTTCATTTTGTATCTTGGATACTAACTCATGCATGAATAATCTTGACCTAGTGACATGTTTGCAAAATAATagttaaaaatatacatttgaTATTTACCATATTCTCTCATAGTTGGCAGAATATAATTTGTTTCAATTCAGTAATAAATTCTAATAGTCCTTTTGAATCTATGACAATTCAGAAGCTATTAAGtaacttctctttttttgcaaCAGTACATAAGAGTAAGTAAGTTTTCAGAAGACCACTGTACCTTCAATGGCTTTGTCTTTCTCTGTGTGAGGATGCTTTAGGGGCCATGCTGGAGGGTGTGGTATTGCCACATTGCTTGAAGTGTTGGAATACAAACTGCTGTGGAATCAGGAGGGGGAAGAAAGTCGTTGCATGTTTAGCTTTTGCATGGGCAGTTTCcctgaaaacactgaaatatcaGCTGTTTTAAATACTGACATTTAAATACTGACTATATGATGTTCTCATAGGTGTGAATGGTGCAAGTATGTACCTGATGCCTGTGGTGTTTCTTTTTGAAAAGCTATTATTTAGTGTTGGAAAGcctaaaaacattttattaatgTCTTTCCAGACAGGTATAAGAATCTTCCAACAGCTTCCAGAAAACTCCAGTTCCTGGGCCTACAGAAGGAGTTAGTTGATGATTTCAGGATACGATTAACTCAAGTAATGAAGGAAGAGACAAGAGCTTCCTTAGGATTCCGATACTGTGCAATCCTTAATGCTGTTAACTACATAGCAACAGTGTTGGCAGACTGGGCTGACAATGTAGTAAGTAAATAttcttctttaggaaaaaaatatttttaaatggactTGGGATGTTTGTTTCAtaacaaacattttattttcagcacTTTTTAGGTATATTCAGGAGAATTACTGAAAAAGTAGATTGATATATAAATTTGGATTTAGTAAAAGATGTATAAATAAGGACAGGTTATTGTTTGAGGCCTAAGCTGCCAATTAAAAACTTTCTAGGGAAATGCAGAGAGCCTGGGAAATGGAATAATCTGAAGAGATCAAAAAACTCATCTCTTTTACATGCTTTTTATTGTAAAAAATAGTGAATTGGTTTTGGAGATCTCTGAACCAGAGCAGCAGCCTTTGCCTGGTGTTTCAACTCCTCCCGTGGCAGGAGAGCTTAAACAAATCCCATGTGTTTGCAGCACAGTTCAGGTGTGGCCCAGAAAGGCCACTCACTGATAACTGGGAATTAGTGACTGCTGGACAACAGCCTGGTGGCAGCACGGCCTAGGGCagaatttcagcttttctacAGCTATTGATGCTGAAGGTCAAAAAACCTGTTACACATGGAGCGTGCAGCATAAGGCATTGTGTGGGCTGTGGGCAGCCTCCAAATTCTTACTGTCTTCACAGGAAACTGTGGCTCTAGCAGGGGATAATCTTGACTTGATAGGACAGCAGCCTTCATGTTATAAAACTACATCTGTTACAGTGTCTTGATCTGCTTAAAAGCCAAACCAACCAGCTGTTACCACAATGTCGCATTGATCTCGATAAACTGATTTTCTTGCTGTTGTCAGCACAGTAAATTTGTGATTCAATGAATAATCATTGCTAAAAAATTACAATTAAAGTTTACTTTTGCAAATCTTAAAGAGGCCAAGGtagggttttttaaaagcatgCTGCTGTCAAATTGGGAAcatcttttcagtgtttttttagATCTGTTACCTTTACCTATCTGTTGCTGTATCTGAAAGGTGTATCAGTTCCATCTCTAGGATTAAACCAccatgttttgtttttcactaAATCAGGACCACAGGGAAGGATAagaaagtgttttaaaaatcttaaaaatttaACTTTATAAATGTACCAGAGGAGAGTGTTTTCTACAAATGTGTCTAACAAAGTACCAATGAAAAGTTCAAGGAGTAAGATTATTTTCTGTGGTGTTTctctctggttttgtttgcCTAGTTCTtcttgcagctgcagcaggcCGAGCTAGAGGTTTGTGCAGAAAGTGACACCATgagccagctccagctgggacagctggcgTCCATGGAGAGCTCTGTCTTTGATGACATGATCAACCTCCTGGAGCGCCTGAAGCATGACATGCTGACACGACAAGTAGATCATGTCTTCAGAGAGGTCAAAGATGCTGCAAAGCTGTACAAAAGAGAGAGGTGGTTCTGTTTATTTAATCTCTTTGCATATTATAGTATTATTTCCTGTTAAAAATACTGAGGTAAATAAAGGCAAGAATAGATCAtaggcagtattttttttctggagtagGAAAGCTTCAGGGTAAGAAGTGCTGAAAAATTCTCTTTATTCTTACCTGGGGACAATTGTTATGCTGTGTTTTTTACAGTAGTTCTACAATTAGTGGATGTATTAGTTAAAAACCATAGGAAAGATTCTGGATTGTTCTAATTTTCTATTTTGAGCAGGAATTATTTTCTTGATAGTAGTATTGAAGATTTTATGCAAAATGGCCTGTCATGACTGTTCTATCTTCACAGACTCCTAGGGCTTCttgaatattttcttctgagtaGAATTTCTGAAGTACATAATAAAAGGAATAGAACTCAGTGATTTTCAGATTAGATGGGGTTCCCAAGAATGACATGTTCAGAGATTTATAACTAAAGCATGAGTTCAATATTAAATGAAATTCAAATGCAGCATTGGACTGATAACTTTTAGATTAGAAATGGGAAAGGATTGTCTCTGAAACATTGTAAATgggtaagattttttttaaagggtaaTTTTAACTTCAGTTGTTGTAAtatgaataatttcattctaaTGACTGCAGTGCAATTGTTTCTTTTAGGTGGTTGTCTTTACCCTCTCAAGCAGAGCAAGCAGTGATGTCTTTGTCGAGCTCGGCATGCCCAATGCTGCAGACACTGCGAGACCGTTTGCTGCAACTGGAGCAGCAACTCTGCCACTCACTGTTTAAAATTTTCTGGCAAATGCTTGCAGAGAAAGTGGATCTGTACATCTATCAGGAAGTGGGTATCAGTGTGACCTGTGCAATGCTATGTAGATGTCAGGGACTGGCTTAAACAGCAGATGCACCTCTTTGTGTTTGTAGATCATTATGGCAAATCATTTCAATGAAGGAGGAGCAGCACAACTCCAGTTCGACATGAATCGGAATTTGTTCCCCCTATTTTCACACTACTGCAAGAGGCCAGAAAATTACTTCAAGCAGTAAGTAGGCAAACTTCTGATCTACTGGAATTTCAAAAATGTCCAGAGAAATACAAGTGTTCTACTTAAAACCAAGATTTTTTCACAGTTAGTTTTGATCCACACTTTAAATGTGTGGATCATTTAAATGTGTCTGTTATTTTCAGCTAGGAAGGTTGATTCTGCAGCAACAGACTGTTGCATGTGTCTTGGGAGTATTTTGTGTAGTCAGGATGTCTAGATAAAATTATGGAAGGAATATTAAGTAGCACAAACCTCTGAAACTGGGCCCAAAGAAACTAGTCAAAGATACAGTTACAACACAACAAACTTTATTGTTAGAAGGACTACTTTAAACTATTTTCCTCCTCAGGATTACCTTGTGAGGCAGACTAGTTGCTGTCAGGGATGAGAAGGTGCTACTTTCTTTTTGCTTAGTCTATTTCAATAGCCCAGAGTGTCCTGAATAGTCCAGCATCAAAATCCTCAGCTAATTAGGGCTGaaatctgaatatttttaaaccaACATGGAGCAAGGAAGGGACTTTTGTTACACTTAAATTTGTGCTGCTTACATTAATCCATGTAACTTTTCCTCTAGCATAAAAGAAGCCTGCATTATCCTGAACTTGAATATTGGCTCTGCCTTGCTTCTGAAGGATGTCCTACAGTCAGCTTCAGAAAATGAACCACTAAAGCCAAGCCAGCCATCTGCAACAGCAGCACTGAATGAACTTGGAGTTTATAAACTGGCTCAAAGGGATGTCGAGATTCTTCTCAGTTTGAGAGCTAGCTGGCcaaatacaggaaaataaagacTTCTTCAGAAATGGTTAATAACTTGGTCTAGATTACTTATTCcaagcaaaagcaaagcaagtATCTTGTAATATACTTACTTGTTTCATTTCTGTATGCTGAGAGATTATTTTAATCTAATCTTATGCCTTATTCTATAcagttcaaagaaaaaattcaaaatgctACTGACTTGGTGTTGAACTGTGCAGATCTTATTTTCCATGGCCACCTTGCCATTGCATCTGGAAGCCAAAACTATTCATCTCTAATGAATAGTCTGCTTTGTCTGCATCATTCTAAGGAACACAGAGTATTTACAGtgtaaatgcatttttgtaCAACGTAGTTCCCTATGAACTGGTCAGTCTTCAGTTAAACACAGATGTTTTACATCTCCAGATTCCAGGTAATGGATGTTCTGTTTCAAAATGTATATAATCAATGCAGAAGGAAGGAATGTGACATGGTTTTCTTCATACAAATTAAGATAGtcttttacagaaaaaacaAT
This portion of the Anomalospiza imberbis isolate Cuckoo-Finch-1a 21T00152 chromosome 5, ASM3175350v1, whole genome shotgun sequence genome encodes:
- the RINT1 gene encoding RAD50-interacting protein 1 yields the protein MASIAVRKKEVTRDLDHCDIPYYVSEFVERELGSDYDSLGKLDSLIEKLSENKKHLEEQVLTVSSEVPKRIQNALKNAEDSKKSLSQLLEEETVLSESISSHLLEAQPWMEDLDVLIGQVEEIERHLAYLEWISRIEELSDSIQQYLLTNNVPEAASTLAFMAELDIKLQESSCSHLLAFVRSTVKFWHKILKDKLTSDFEEVLTQLRWPFVGPPQSQAFGLAAPANAPEVYNSLEMLFCQLLKLQTSDELLTKPKQLPEKYPLPPSPPVVLPIQIMLNPLQKRFKYHFTGNKQTNVLNKPEWYLTQVLMWIGNHSKFLDDKIQPILDKAGSSVNAGLEFSRALVMLILEKLAADIPCLLYDDTLFCHLVDEVLLFERELYSVHGYLSSFPSCMHILSEESCFQRWLTVEKKFALQKMDSMLSSEAAWISQYKDITDVDEMKVPDCAETFMTLLLVITDRYKNLPTASRKLQFLGLQKELVDDFRIRLTQVMKEETRASLGFRYCAILNAVNYIATVLADWADNVFFLQLQQAELEVCAESDTMSQLQLGQLASMESSVFDDMINLLERLKHDMLTRQVDHVFREVKDAAKLYKRERWLSLPSQAEQAVMSLSSSACPMLQTLRDRLLQLEQQLCHSLFKIFWQMLAEKVDLYIYQEIIMANHFNEGGAAQLQFDMNRNLFPLFSHYCKRPENYFKHIKEACIILNLNIGSALLLKDVLQSASENEPLKPSQPSATAALNELGVYKLAQRDVEILLSLRASWPNTGK